From the genome of Periplaneta americana isolate PAMFEO1 chromosome 15, P.americana_PAMFEO1_priV1, whole genome shotgun sequence, one region includes:
- the LOC138715127 gene encoding zinc finger protein 510-like isoform X2 — protein sequence MCHYVHKTMNNMGQTPAEQWVPPWSQIKVYDGKESVGMEYTMLESYFDSMYPMKSDDIGSKQSFNDKITPDPLHCDVAPPSKEKTGFEAEVAVTPPVDNITLPSQKAQESAEISNEKSSENEIQRSQEVSFTTSLAECVIKEEPVTIVDDLQCRNPGLSSVGWGNHPSSMHFDSLKVVSEHLVERIKLEDSVFRDVFQSGASFPMCAASTPTTSSYSNPWGITPQCNLNNYSSYVNNTTVFQGANNDSPDKSKTFTVGSKEQNTSFIQATNNFNRNMNNNFMCTTMFLMNDSLQQNSAHTSHNNSKKHHDIFNIACEKGCNCEATNPLFRTGSGQMFGTDKHPAAGKHFMAPCGPLQLTAQECSEFLLKKVAVSNSLIGSDGSHVGTQNNSEFLLKKVAVSNSLIGSDGSHVGAHNNINTNNTQQKNRQAGTNLDNTQQTNSSTSEKLSNTGTNTGQKYRVAKERPFSCQECGKSFLLKHHLVTHARVHTGERPHVCPECGKSFAHKHCLSTHLLLHSSQRPYQCPECKKSFTLKHHLVTHARVHSRDRPFVCRECGRTFPQKRHLATHAKFHSGERPHVCEECGESFSREDHLVIHSRFHGGLHPYVCPDCGSTFARKFELVNHGRLHGRIPHSCDVCGKEFLQKRTLLAHARLHVEGERPFVCQHCGETFQRKNELVEHSHVHADDKSFVCRDQLLAGPTSE from the exons ACACCGGCAGAGCAATGGGTCCCTCCTTGGAGTCAAATAAAAGTTTATGACGGTAAAGAAAGTGTGGGAATGGAGTACACGATGCTAGAATCTTATTTCGACAGTATGTATCCGATGAAATCTGACGATATTGGTTCCAAACAGTCTTTCAATGACAAGATAACCCCAGATCCTCTTCATTGTGATGTCGCTCCTCCATCTAAAGAAAAAACAGGTTTCGAAGCAGAAGTAGCGGTGACCCCACCTGTGGACAATATCACATTACCATCTCAAAAAGCTCAAGAATCAGCCGAAATTTCTAACGAAAAGTCAAGTGAAAATGAAATTCAGCGTTCACAAGAAGTGTCGTTTACAACTAGTCTTGCGGAATGTGTTATAAAAGAGGAGCCTGTTACTATTGTGGATGACCTACA GTGCCGGAATCCAGGGTTGTCGTCTGTAGGATGGGGAAACCATCCATCATCCATGCACTTTGATTCTCTGAAAGTTGTGTCAGAACACCTTGTAGAGAGAATCAAGCTGGAAGACTCCGTTTTTAGAGATGTATTTCAGAGTGGTGCCAGTTTCCCAATGTGTGCCGCTTCAACACCCACTACATCATCTTACAGCAATCCATGGGGAATTACCCCACAGTGTAATTTGAACAATTATAGTTCCTATGTTaataatacaactgttttccaGGGAGCTAACAATGATAGCCCAGATAAATCCAAAACTTTTACGGTAGGAAGTAAGGAACAGAATACATCATTTATACAAGctacaaataattttaatagaaacatgaataataattttatgtgtacaaCCATGTTCTTAATGAATGACAGTTTACAACAAAATAGTGCGCACACATCTCATAATAATTCTAAGAAACATCATGACATATTTAACATCGCTTGTGAAAAAGGTTGCAATTGTGAAGCTACAAATCCTTTATTTCGTACGGGAAGTGGACAAATGTTTGGTACAGATAAACATCCTGCCGCTGGAAAACACTTCATGGCTCCCTGTGGACCGTTACAGTTAACTGCGCAAGAATGTAGTGAATTTTTGTTGAAAAAGGTTGCAGTTTCAAATAGCCTAATTGGATCTGATGGCTCTCATGTAGGAACACAAAATAATAGTGAGTTTTTATTGAAAAAAGTTGCAGTTTCAAACAGTCTAATTGGATCTGATGGTTCTCATGTAGGCGCACACAACAATATTAATACAAACAATACGCAACAAAAGAATAGGCAGGCAGGGACAAATTTGGATAATACACAACAGACAAATAGTAGTACAAGTGAAAAGTTGTCAAATACAGGAACTAATACCGGACAGAAGTATCGTGTGGCGAAGGAGCGACCTTTCTCTTGTCAGGAGTGCGGAAAATCGTTTTTGCTAAAACATCATCTAGTGACACATGCTCGGGTGCACACTGGCGAACGACCGCATGTTTGCCCGGAATGTGGTAAGAGTTTTGCACACAAGCATTGTCTTAGTACACATCTCCTCCTCCACAGTAGTCAGCGCCCATATCAGTGTCCCGAATGCAAGAAATCTTTCACTTTAAAACATCACCTCGTCACACATGCTAGAGTTCACAGCCGAGATCGACCTTTTGTTTGTCGCGAATGTGGGCGAACCTTTCCTCAGAAAAGACATTTGGCAACTCACGCAAAATTCCATTCGGGTGAACGTCCTCACGTGTGCGAGGAGTGTGGTGAATCGTTTTCACGCGAAGATCATCTGGTGATCCATTCACGCTTCCACGGTGGTCTACATCCGTATGTGTGTCCAGATTGTGGTAGCACTTTCGCTCGCAAGTTCGAACTGGTGAACCATGGGCGTCTCCATGGCCGCATTCCGCATTCCTGTGATGTGTGTGGCAAGGAGTTCCTACAAAAGAGAACACTTCTGGCTCATGCTCGACTACACGTGGAAGGAGAACGTCCGTTTGTCTGTCAGCATTGTGGAGAAACTTTTCAACGCAAAAATGAGCTTGTTGAGCACTCCCACGTCCATGCAGATGACAAGTCCTTCGTGTGCAG